The stretch of DNA TAACCAAACTGCGTTCATAAAAGGCAGGAGCATTCACGACAATTTTCGCAGCGTACAACTCACTTGTAAAGCATTGCACCAGCGCCATAATTCTTGTTTGCTGTTGAAGATCGACATTGCCAAAGCCTTCGACACCGTAGCCTGGACGTTCCTCCTTGATGTGCTACGTCATATGGGCTTTGGGCAGCGTTGGCGGGACTGGGTCTCCATTGTGCTTTCGTCTGCGAGCACCAAAATTATGCTCAATGGCCGACCTGGGCATCGGATATGTCATGCAAGGGGTCTTCGCCAGGGTGATCCCCTGTCCCCTATGTTATTTGTGCTTGCTATGGAGGTATTCAACAATCTGCTGCGATGGGTTGAGCAGACGGGGCGCCTCACCCCGATTGTAGGCCTTGTCGGATCAAGGATGTACTTATATGCTGATGACCTGGTGCTGTTTCTCAAGCcgctgcatcaagatttgcaagcTGTTAAAGCCTCTCTATCCATCTTCGGCCGGGCCTCAGGACTTTTTGCCAACCTGGAGAAAAGTGCCGCGACGCCGATACATTGTGCTGCGGATGAACTCGATCAGGTACGTCAGGTGCTGGCCTGCGCGATTGAAGGTTTCCCCTGCCGCTATCTTGGCGTCCCGCTTTCTGTCCATAGGCTGAGACGCTCCGAGGAGCAGTCGCTGATCGACAAGGTTGCAGCCAGAATTCCTGGCTGGAAGGGGAATCTTTTGAACGTGGCTGGTCGCACTGCTCTTGTTAAGGCGACCATGTCGGCAATACCGGTTCACACTTCAATTGCACTCTGCCTATCGCCGTGGGCCATCGACGTCATCGACAAACTTCGACGCTCTTTCTTATGAGCGGGTACAGACAACGTCGCTGGGGGCAAATGCAAGGTCGCCTGGCCACTAGTCTGCCGACCAAAGGAGCTGGGCGGCCTCGGCATCTTTGATCTAAGGCGGACTGGAGTGGCGCTGCGCATCCGTTGGGTCTGGAAGGACCGAGAGGCTGGTGCAGCGCCAAACTCTAAGGACAGGGTGTCTCTAGCGCTCTTTGATGCAGCGACGGTGCTTCAGCTAGGCGACGGCAAAGCAACTTACTTCTGGACAGATCGCTGGATTCAGGGGGACAGCATCAAGTCGTTTGCGCCCAACGTCTTCTCTGCCGTTCGGGCGCGCAAGAGGCGGTGCCTGGTTGCGGATGCTCTCCCCGGTGATGCTTGGGTTCGCCACATTTCTGGACCGATCACAATGCAGCTATTGATTGAGTTCAATAAAATCTGTGATTTGCTGCGCCATATCCAGCTCTCAGACACTCCGGACACCTTCTGCTGGAGGCTTCCTGGCAATGGCACCTACTCGGCCGCCTCAGCGTATGGGGCTATGTTCTTTGGCTCCTCGTTGCCCATCGGCGCCAAAGAAATCTGGAAGACTGCAGCCCCGCCGCGTGTGCGGTTCTTTTTCTGGCTTGTGTTGCACCGGCGTTGTTGGACTGCTGAACGACGTTTCCGTCACGGTTTGCAGAGCTCCGCGACTTGTGTCATGTGTGACCAGCTGCCTGAGACGATCGACCACATTCTACTGGGTTGCTGCTTCAGCAAGGAAGTTTGGCATATGTGCCTCAACAAGCTGTGCTTGCAGGATCTCGTTATGGTCAACGAGGAGCACGTCATGTCCTGGTGGGTTAAGAACAGAAAAGGAGTCCCCAAAGTCCTCCGCCGTGGTTTCGACTCACTCTTTTTCCTTGTGGGCTGGACGCTCTGGAAGGAACGAAACGCGAGAACTTTTGACGCAGTGGCCTCGTCGCCGTTGCAGCTCCTGACAAAAATCATGGATGAGGCTGCGGTTTGGGGGCTGGCGGGCTTCAAACCAATCCAAGCGCTCCTAGTGCTGCCCTCTGTGTGGTCTTCCGGCTAGCCACCTTGGCTACTTTGctgtttgttctcttaagctTGTTTGTGTTCTCTTAAGCTTGTTTCTGCCTCTAGGCTCCGCTTGGGGTTACCGTGTAACCAGCTTGTAAACTCTGCTccttcttaatgaaatacacGCTGAGCGTGGTCTTTAAAAACTATTGGCTGCTTGTTTACTTATGAAATAGGTACTTGCTACTTGTAAATTTTGTTTTATCTTTAAATTTGTAAGTTTAGTGGCAAAATTCATAAAAATGGCACTATTAGGGGCTGCTAGGTTTGTTTCAATAATTGCCAGTTTTGTTTAGCTCCCAGTGTTCTCTATTGATAGGATTTGTGAAGATTCTCATCCAGCTTCTTTTTGCCTGATTgcagaaatatatatatgtttgaCTCTGATTATTATCTTATAATATCACTAAATGTGTAATTCTGACCTTCACTTTGTATATTGTTACATTGAATAGCGTACTGTAGTTCTACTGTAAGTGTTTCCTTTATATACTTGCTCAAATCTGTCCTTTAAACTACAACATCGTTATTTGATTGCTCGGGTGCTGCTGCAATATCGGTAGGACCTGGTTGTCTGTATGTACAACAAAATTCTctgtatttggaattttgagacAAAAAATGAGCTAAGAGGATAACCTATTATCCAATATCGATAACGCAGTGTAGTTATCAAAATCTATTTTCCAATATCGATAACGCAGTGTAGTTATCAAAATCTATCAGTACATAATACACATGTGAATATGCTAAACTGAAAGTTGTCAGCTTGCACAATGCAGGCCTTGATTCAATGGGTTCTCAGCTATTGTTCTCTTTTAGTTCAGATTTTCTTGCTGaatgaaaactgaaaagttcagGTCAAACTGTTTTCAGTCACTCGATTCGCTCTTGTATACTCTTGATTTCAATGAGTAATTTGTAACCTTGGAGTAACTGTTTGCTCTTGATTTGGTAGGAGGTGGCTTCCAAGGTCAAGACTGCTGGAAAGGCCAGGTACAATGCCACAATCTCACACAGCGACAACGCCGAGTTTGAGAACCTGAAGTAGCTTAACATGACACAACAAAAAAGGCCGTCTAGTTAAGTTTTGAGTAGTACACCATAATCTGCATGTATACTTTGGTGTCTCATTAACGTCATCAGTAGATAGGTACGGAGTACAAGTGTGCAAGCACATGGAAGAGTAGGGGTGAATGTGTGACTTTGCATGGCACAAGTACTAGACAGTTCAGTTTGTGCGTCTACATATTCTTGGTATAGTCTTGATTTGAAACCTGTACTGCCGAACaataatttttttatgtacGGGAATTAAACCTTATGGAATGGCACCCAGGCCTGGTTTGAGTGACACGCATGGATTCCCTGAAACCATGCCTGGTTCCGATCCTGTTCGGGAACCATTCCTAGACTGCCGAACGAGGCCTAAGAGAGAATCTTTTCCTGGTTCCTTGTGCTGTAGTCATGTTAAGCAACAGTTCAcgtcctccactcatctcctcaaTTCTCTCACCTTTATGTTGGATTTTTGACGACATGACATGGATAGTCTTACAGCCTACTAAGTAGAATTTATTATACTTGATCTAATGTGATGAGCAAACATTTGCCCAAAAAATAACGAATCATCTAGCCATATCTTTCCTTTTTAGTAAATATTTGTTTCTATAACTTcctatttttataaaattttatattATACAGGTGGATATACGatatctagatacataataaaagttgtatatctagaaaagtcaaacGACCTATAAATTAGAACAGATGGAGGACCAGGCACGCCTATAGCCCAAAACTTACTGCTTTTTCTTATTCTGAGTTAATGGTAATGGGAAGATCCTCATAAAAAACATGTGTAACCTTTGCAACGACGAAAGGGTAAACCTAGCATTAATCCGGTCAAACAGTTGGAACACCAAGCTCCCAGGTACCTCACTGCTGGTTTCCTTTTGTGTGCTTAAAGAAACCACACGGCTTCATGAATATTCAAGCTGGCATCACAACACTGATATGGATGATGGATCACAGTTTCAATCTTGGGCATCCTTTATTCACTGCTCAGGTTTTCAATGTATAATGTTTACAGGCTAAAAGAATGAATCATTCTAAATGACCTCATCTTTCTTTGGCCACAGAGTTCTAAATGGCAAGTACCTCCAAAtacagattgtatggtttatatATGATATACAAACTGGCCACGAGTATGGTATATGAGATACAGAAATTGTACACTACATAGGCCCAAGACAAGCCTGTCCTAAGCTGAAGGGCTGATCCTTCCAGAAATCTTGAACAAAAGGAACGCCACCAAGCTCATTCTGTGCTCGGAACGCTTGCGATCTCAGGTACCTCGCTGCTGGCTTTCACGGCGCCAGCAAAACTGCAAATCTTGTTCAGGGCGCTCAGGTAAGCTCTGACGCTGGACACCACAATGTCCATGGATGCCCCGCTCCCACTGAAGTCAACAGACACGGAGAAGCGGTGAGAGAAGAACAGAATAGCTGGGAGCATGGAAGAAATGGAAACAGATTTCAAAGGACTGTTATAACCTGAAGGAGCGGTTGAAAGAGCGGCCAGTCAAGGCATGTTTGGCGTTGATGCTCACATCTCCAGTGACAACAACTCGAGTTGTTGCAATTGCGTCAATGCCTTCTGTGACTGATGTCATGCTATATTCTCGTAGAACGGTTGGAATCTGTAGATTGTTAGTCCAATAAGATTTCTGTTCATTGTGATCGTTCGGTAGTCAAAGAACAAAATAAATGAATCTGATGAGTTAGGTACAATCCCTGCCTGCACCAGTCCAGACTGATAGGAGACAACCCATGTTATACTCAATATTGTGTTAGATGATTAAATATTTGACATCTCTTTTTTTCCCAACCCCAGTTGCTTTCTACtcaatccattccaaattgtaagtcgtttgacttttttaatatcaagtttgaccactcgttttattcaaagttttatacaaaatatcattttttttgttgtgtattggtttattaataaaagttcttcaagaatgacttcaatttgactatatttgcataattttttttgaataagacgagtggtcaaactaggggtaaaaaaagtcaaacgacttacaatttgggatggaggtagTAGTTAAAATGACACCATAAAAGAGTAATATGTCCAATTTTCAAAGGCAGACAGGAAGTGCTGTCAATAGAATATCTATCTCATGTCACATTGTATGATACTGCAGCTTTTGAAATAGGCCTTGGTGCCTTCCCAAGCAGAACAACTGACACTTCTTTCTTTCTCAAGCTGCTAAAACATACTCAGACACAATGCTCCAATAAATCATGGTAATAATCACAAGTCATGTCCCTGTATAGATgtaattttatttttgacaTCAAGCCAGTGTATCATCTCTAGAAATCCAGCTGCTTGTGATAAATTTCATGCAAATTCTAGGAAAATTGTGGGTAATCATGATGAAAATACAGCCAGAGATTCACCCAGATACATGTATTTCTAGTCCATATCGAGAAAAAAAACGAGTACTTCTATTACTAAAAGAAAATGCAACATTCATATTTGTTCACGTTTGAAGTAGTGTACCAGTGCAAGAAAAATACCCAAAAAAACAGCATCCATATTCCATCGTTAGAAGCAGTGTACCACTGCAAGAAAGATCAAAATTGTGGTGGCAACAAACCTGGATTATTTGGTCAACAGCCTTGTAAGCTGCATCGACTGGACCTGTTCCGACTGAACATGCTATTCTCTCCTCTCCATCTGGTCCTATCAATTTCACCGTTGCCGTAGATAAACTAAGTGTACCGCATGTTGCCTGCAAAAGGATGAATCACATTTGAAACTTAGCATATCACGTTTCTGCTAACCAAAGTTTAGTAAACTGCAGCTCAACTATACCTGTACATCAGCAAGGGACCAAATAAGCTTAGGCTGGAATATCTCATCTGACAATAACGCTTCTAAGTCTTCATCAGTTACACGCTACAAATCATGAACAAATTATTTAGTTTCCATgtgtacagaatgtacatgttATAATATATGACAAATAAAACAGAACACGAAAGGAAGCAGCCCTCCCAGGGAATGCAATGATTAAATAAAAATGTAGAGGTGAAAAGGTGACATGGCCCAAAAAGGAATGTGGAAGCTATTAAACAATGCATgcaatttttttaaagattATAGTAAAATGATGGAGATGACATTGGGTAATAAAAAGGTGGCATGGCCCAAAAAGGAAGGTCACATAAGAAATAGAGTAAGTATGCTTCAGAAAAGAGTCACCTTTTTCTTCTCTGCAACCTCTTTGTAGCGTTTAAAGAAGTCCTCAAATTCCTTGTCACCGATTTCATATCCAAGCTACAGTTTGAACAACGAAGATCATATCAGTTAACAATAAGAACTGGAACATAAAAAAGAAGAACTTGAACAGAAAGCCCTAGTTGTGAGTagaaaaacaaagaaaacaTCTAAGCTGTACCTCCACTAGCTTAGATCTCACAGCATGCCTTCCACTGAAAGTAAGAACAGAAAACATTAGTATGGATGTGATTCTCAAATTTGATCTAATTTATTGCTGTATGCATGCCTAATTGTAAATATAGCAAACAAAGAATTTCAGAAGCATAATCCTGATAATAAATAGATTAATTAAAGACTAAATATTTGATTTCCAAGAAAAACTATCAAACTTCCAGTTCAAGAATATAGTACATATAGCATAATGATAGAATTATAGGATTTATGTTGTGACTGAAGTCTAATGCTTTACATCATACCCTACTACCACCAATACTTTTGTAGTTTTGTAACACTAACTGTACACATGTCACCAACAGCTAATGCCGACCTAGTAGCCATAACATACAAGCATTCAAAATTTAAGCATTTGGGGCTCCTTTGTTGTAGCATGAACACTGAATCAGCAAAACGATGAAGTTGAATATTTGAGAAAGTGAACTAAATAGGGAAAGGTGTATTGCATGATACCTGAGTTTCCCAAGAACAATACCAAATTCGTTTGCACGTGTCAAACCAATATCATCAGGCGATATAATTTCATAAGTTCCTTTGTTTTTAAGCATGCCATcctacaaaacaaaacaaaagaaaagaaaaaagaatgaAAGTAAACATAAAGAATAGTCCACTCTTTAATGAGAATAGTGAGGGGCCCTTTGGAATGCAAGAATTTCACAGGAAACATGAAAAAAAATCCCGCATTCCAATTTCCAAGGGGGCCTTAAATCATATATGTATGAGATCAACAGTTACCAAAAAATTAAATATCTTAGAGGCTCAGAGTCAGCAAGGTGAAACAATGGTTGATCCATcacaatggtgaaaataattaTTTACAATATATAGATAAGTTGCATTGGCAGTTGAGAACAAAGTACCAAGGAAGTGAAAAGGAGCAGTGCTACTTATTTATTTACAAGGTGCGTGAACAACAACCCAACACTGCTACAATCGCAAATAAGTTGATGGTAGTAAGGAGACTGCAAATGTGTTTACCTGATGAATTCCACTTTCATGAGCAAATGCATTGGCACCAACAATAGCTTTATGTGGTTGTACGATCAGTCCACTATGCTCTTGTACCTAGAATAGTTAGAGCATTTGtgccagaaaatcagtcatcTCAAAAATGTATAAGAGACcaaaaggaaaaacaaacaaGACAAGAAATGATAATTGTACCATTTTGCTCGTCAAAGTGATATGCCGAGAATCGATTCCAGTATAGAGACCATTTAACAGTTCTCTGCGGCATTTAATTGCCATGACAACCTTTAAAGGAGATCAGAAAATATTAGGCACGTACAAACACCCAATCAGCAATTCAGATTCCTCTCCAAAACTCATCAGACTACTTTGTAAGGCACTGTCAACAGATAAATATGACTAAGGCATCAGCTCACCTCCTCCAAAGAAGCATTTCCAGCTCTTTCACCAATACCATTAATAGTAACCTCTAATTGTCGTGCCCCTGCACGAGCGCCCTAAAGTTAAGTCAAAGTAGTAGCCCGATTAAGATCAGACCAATGATaacaaattatataaaaatataaataagaaaTAGAAAGGTAGTACCGCTAAAGTGTTGGCAGTCGCAAGACCAAGGTCATTCTGGCAATGAGTTGAAATGATAGCATTTTCAATTCCAGGAGTGTTTGCCTTTATATCAGCAATTAACTTCCCAAATTCATAAGGAAGATTGTATCCGACAGTGTCCGGGATATTGAGAGTTGTAGCTCCAGCTTTTATGACTTCCCCTAGAATATGATACAAGAACTCTCTATTTGACCTGGATGGAAAAGTGGAACCAATCATGGCACAGCCACTTGGACACCGGGGAAAAAGGATCATTTTTTTGTAAATAAATACTATAAAATTCCTTTGAGGGCATCCTAGCATGAGCTAACTTCAGCATCCTTTTGCACCAGAAAATGTCCAATCccaaaaagggaaaaaaaatatGTAGTACCTTACCAGGCTAAGCATGGAACTAAGTTTATTACCCTGTTTTGATTCGCTAAGAAAGTTGCCTCCCTCTGAAACTGAAGAAGCACTACTCTGTAAACTATGAGAAGCTAACTAGAATACTTAGCAGGCATGCATAACTTTGCCTCAAAGTGAAGAAATCAACTCGTGTTGGACTAAATTGGGACCGTTTTTGTGTGTGCTAGATTACTGGTTGATTTGTGAACTTTCAATTAGATGAGTTGGGAATCTTAAACCAGCTTATACTTTTCTTGGTACCAAAAAAAAATGGACCTTACTTACAGGCTTTCAGATTCGGAGAATGCAGCTAAAGAAtcaaccaaaatctgatttttcGCAACTGCAAAGAGTGGTACATACATACCTGCCGGCGTCCTCGGGGCTGAACTCGACGTCAGTGCATCCGAGGCTGCGGGCGTAGGCCACCATGTCCCTGGCAATGGCCGCCACCTGCTCGGGGGTCTTCCTGAGCTTATGCTGCATGTGGATGTCGCTGGTGGCGATGAAGGTGTGGATCCGGGGCCGTCGCGCGTGGCGCACGGCCTCCCACGCCGCGTCGATGTCCTTCCTGTTGCACCGCGAGAGGCCACAGATGACCGGCACGTGCGTGGCGTCGGCGCCACCGTCGTCCCCGGCGGGTGCGGGGTTGCCGACCTCGATGGCGATGGAGCGCACGGCGTCGAGGTCGTCGGGGGAGGAAGCCGGGAACCCGGCCTCGATGATGTCGACGCCGAGGCGGGCCAGCTGGCGCGCGACGACGAGCTTCTGCGCGCTCGTCATCGTGgcgcccggggactgctccccGTCGCGCAGCGTGGTGTCGAAGATTCGCACGTAGTTTGGGTCGTCGATGCGGTTCGGGACGTACTCcggccgccgctgctgctgcccccgcggcggcggaggctgCTGCTGCGACGCTCGGGCGGAGACCGCACGGaggcggcgcgcggcggagaGGACATGGGCGGAGGAGAGGAATCTTGGGGATGGAAAGCGGGTGGCTTTTGGTGCGGGGGTCGTTTTGGTGGTGGAGCAGAAAGGTTTAGCGGGGGAGGAGAGCAGCGAGGACGCCATGGTTGGTCGGCCGTCGGCGTGGGTTTAGttgacggcggcgacggcggtggaGATTAAATTATTGGGGAAATGTGATGATTTGGAGACGGCACTCCACTCCAGTCCTACACGGCAGAGGCACTGAGGAGGCAGGGATGAGTCAGAGATGGTGGTGGATCATGGTTATCCTGGACCGACggggatgaggaggaggaggaggatgacgCCGATGAGGTTTCGTGGGCGCCACGGAGCGCCTGGTGTCGTTTAGTtctgagcagagcagagcagacaAGACAAGAGAGCAGAGGAGggcagcgcggcggcggcggcggcgagcatgCGAGAGTGGTGACCGTGGCGAGTCCGTGCCCGTGCGCAAGAGCTTGTGCACGCACTCAGGTCAGCAGCAGCCACGATGTGTCGAGACTGTGAAAGCCAACGGACTAGCTAACCGATTTTGGGATTTGTGGGACTCGGATAAGATCCCCTTTATTCTATGACATCGAAACATCTACTATGCCAATTAATAAAAAGTGACGTGACAGATGGAATGCAATCAAGAGTTTTCATCTACATTGTATTGACTTTCTTCGTCTTCTCAACGTCTATTTGCATCACCAGGGTTAAATGGCTAATACTACTCCCTTCCATCCTAAAGAAGATAAATACAATATATTAGGTAAACAGTACAAAGTATGACCAAGCTAATTAAAAAAGAAAGATAGTAAAATTTATTGTACTCccacatttcaaattataaagaaGTATTAGCTTTCCGAGATAGCAAAAAAAAGTACAATTTTAGAATAGAAGTAGTACTAACACAGCGTCATGTTTTAGTATCTTGAGTTTGACCAattatacataaaaatattaatatttgttaTATCAAATAATAACATTGTATTAATAATAAaatgtatttttatataaattaattTAAAGTCATAAATATGAATACTATTTATTAGAGATTTGGTCAAATATGAACTACTTCTACTGGCATGCAACCCATTGTTGTATTCTTTTTTTAGATGAAGAGAGTATTTTTGTATTGGAATGTTAAACGTATGGAAAAGTATAATTTTATAAAATGTGACTAATAATTATTCAAATAAAATTATATACAAGTATCTATAGTTGTATTCAAAGTATCTCTAAGTTGATTTTTTTGGCAAATAACAacattttttttggcaaaactaATATTTATGCTTTTTCTCAAAATGTTCatatcaaaataaacttatggCCCATTTGGATCCCTTCATTTCATAGGAATTAGAATCTACTTAAGAAATTAAGCTATTTGGCTTGGAATTCGAGATTTCACGATTTTTCAAAGTTCACGTATAAGTCTATCTTAAATTCGTAGGGTGAGAGATGATAAATGGATTTTGTggattcttttttctttcttctccaatTTAAGTAAAGTTGTagactttttttctttctcatttcttcattttttttctttctttttccacAACAATGGTTTATTATAATGAATTCAATTTCAAGGATCCAAATGGAACCTTGCCGATTTGGGGCGGGGGAATTAGTTAACTTACCTCTAAACATTGGTGGGTCTTTATCAAAGTAGTTACGCTGACGAAGACGACCACTAAATTATATATGGTCCGATTTTCATATTGGTCATGGAGGACCACACGCAAAATTCGGTTTTCTGGGAGGGTAAACAACGGTCTTTGTTGTCCTTTACCTTTCACATCAAAAGATTCTAAACCGCAACTAAGACTTCAGCAATGGCTCTTTAATCTTCGGAGGATCATATATTCAGTAATAATATGGTATGCCAATATCGTCACGAGTACTCCCTGTaaaagcattttttttttcaatcgtTGAGGTTACATATCAGCGGCGGAGCCAttcttttaataaaaaaatagagcGAATTCTAATGAGAAAACTGAATCTAAAGTATATAAACTAATTCGCACTGCATTCACATattagaataaaaaaataaaacaaaaaagttaCAACCACAGAAATTGTGGTCCTGATCCTGGTTGGTTGGCCCGTTGAGATACCAACACCGGTGGATGGATAGCAACTGAAGGAATGATTTGTTGGGCCATCGGGAAATAGGAATCTCCACTACTATATAATCTACCAGTTCTGAATTTAGCTAAATACACCCCATAAACTACTACTACAGTCATAAGCTACACTAAGTACACACAAAAAATTACATCCAGAAAGATCTATCTTCCAAAATTAAGGGACAAGATTAACTCTAATCTCTCATTCCCCTAACTCAATCACATCCAATGGTCATAAATGCTCGGATCAAACTCATCACTCATCTCTAATCCTGTGCCCACCCCCACGCGCGGCTCTCCCACGCGCGGCTCTCCCTCTCCCCCGACCCCGACGCCCGACTCCTCCTCTCCCCTTCCCTCCCATCCGAATCCTCTCCCCTCCCTTCCCCATCGCGTCGTGTGACCCCTCCTCCACTGCCCCACCAAGGACGCGACATCGGCCGGATTTGGGGACGCCCCTGCCCCGACGGTGACGGCAGACGAGGCCATGGCACCGGATTGGCGTCGGCCAAGGTGAGTTCTGTCCACTGAGTACGGGTGGGAGCGACTCCTCCTTTCCCCCAATCCTCTTCCCCATCCGCGGTCTCCTCTTCAGTCGCAACTCGCGAGTAGGCCTTCGGAGGCACCTACCTCTCCGGCCGCCTGGTACATCCCTCTCCGGTCGGCACCTCCATCTTTGACTCCGGCCCGCATCGCGCTCCTCTCTCCATCCTCGGTGAGGACCTCCATCTCCTTCTCGCATGCAGTTCAGCGGACGGCTAGGGTTTTGGCCGGTGGCATTAGCCTAGCCCACCACGCCAAGCCAATAGCTCCTACTACTTCGACTCTAGATCTTGCAGCACCATTCTGTTCCCCGTGGGGCTCTTGCCTCCCAACTGGATTGCCGCTGGTGTTGTCTACCTCGGCGGCGAGCACATCGATGGCTTCGACTGCCACCTGTGGACCAAAGTTGACTTCGTCCAATAGACTACGAGGAAGTCACCACTGTCCGCCCCGTCCACTGGAATTTCCTCAATGGTAATAGCTATTACCTGTGTTTTTACCAAGTTTTTaccctgtgttacttatttctattttttatttggTGTTTCAGTCTTTGCTTGGCCAGTAGAGTTCCTATGATTGATGGCCACGGAAATGCTGCAGTACAAGCACTGCTGCAATTCCAAAATGCTGGGAGTTACAAACAAGAGGGTCTGCCCTGGTCTGATATGTGCATGCTGCATGGTATGCCCGCATCTTCAgtaatcatcatcttcttctaaTATGCGTCAAATAACCTGCTTTGGATAGTTTATGTACCAAGTGATAGGAACAAAAATGCAATTCTATTGTCTATGTGAGTTTGACTGGTTACAAAATTGCATATAGGCTTTCTTGTGTTAGGAGTTTCCTTCATATAAATCACTTACGCTTTTGACAAGTATG from Sorghum bicolor cultivar BTx623 chromosome 8, Sorghum_bicolor_NCBIv3, whole genome shotgun sequence encodes:
- the LOC8071409 gene encoding 2-isopropylmalate synthase A; the encoded protein is MASSLLSSPAKPFCSTTKTTPAPKATRFPSPRFLSSAHVLSAARRLRAVSARASQQQPPPPRGQQQRRPEYVPNRIDDPNYVRIFDTTLRDGEQSPGATMTSAQKLVVARQLARLGVDIIEAGFPASSPDDLDAVRSIAIEVGNPAPAGDDGGADATHVPVICGLSRCNRKDIDAAWEAVRHARRPRIHTFIATSDIHMQHKLRKTPEQVAAIARDMVAYARSLGCTDVEFSPEDAGRSNREFLYHILGEVIKAGATTLNIPDTVGYNLPYEFGKLIADIKANTPGIENAIISTHCQNDLGLATANTLAGARAGARQLEVTINGIGERAGNASLEEVVMAIKCRRELLNGLYTGIDSRHITLTSKMVQEHSGLIVQPHKAIVGANAFAHESGIHQDGMLKNKGTYEIISPDDIGLTRANEFGIVLGKLSGRHAVRSKLVELGYEIGDKEFEDFFKRYKEVAEKKKRVTDEDLEALLSDEIFQPKLIWSLADVQATCGTLSLSTATVKLIGPDGEERIACSVGTGPVDAAYKAVDQIIQIPTVLREYSMTSVTEGIDAIATTRVVVTGDVSINAKHALTGRSFNRSFSGSGASMDIVVSSVRAYLSALNKICSFAGAVKASSEVPEIASVPSTE